In the Labrus mixtus unplaced genomic scaffold, fLabMix1.1 SCAFFOLD_127, whole genome shotgun sequence genome, one interval contains:
- the LOC132970492 gene encoding uncharacterized protein LOC132970492 isoform X1 has product MYTQQTTQQTTPSAPCRTVCTHNKLHLQPPAGQYVHTTKYTTNYTFSPLQDSRISPAQVLLSGCGNCLTVNVSLADPILYSRYDPTFRVKRKKPGGAEYVFDTSKRSFTISNLEKGVEYCVQVDTKTRLNKNTKPSAWNCSFTSILESRSTVPVFLGAAAALVVVVVAMVTSVVIGLRYSGFLCKLKANMPRALQQALSGGYTLSPETTVPDHVSISSEKHTRLHNPPTPQPAAGGVYPNEEEEEEEEEEEEEKEYMDRGAELLSSDRSCPHSASGNSGSSAAVPEREVGVTEGGLDQDEDEEEEVSVPPGWSQTGPQGHQTGEEEIEEEEVCDSSSDINLFSVTLSAFSACEGEQEEEEEEEDEEEEDRRDLLDVSHTHTNTAVTYLTETDTLGSCEEEEEEEASSGYMRHS; this is encoded by the exons atgtacacacaacaaactacacaacaaactacaccttcagccccctgcaggacagtatgtacacacaacaaactacaccttcaaccccctgcaggacagtatgtacacacaacaaaatacacaacaaactacaccttcagccccctgcaggaca GTAGAATCAGTCCTGCTCAGGTGTTGCTGTCTGGATGTGGTAATTGCCTCACAGTGAACGTCTCTCTGGCTGACCCGATACTCTACAGTAGATACGACCCAACCTTCAGAGTGAAAAGGAAGAAACCAGGGGGAGCAGAG TATGTGTTTGACACCAGCAAGCGGAGCTTCACCATCTCTAACCTGGAGAAGGGGGTGGAGTACTGTGTTCAGGTGGACACTAAAACACGACTGAATAAAAACACGAAACCGTCCGCCTGGAACTGCAGCTTCACCAGCATCCTGGAGTCTAGAAGTACAG tgcctgtgtttttaggtgcagctgctgctctggtggttgtggtggttgccatggtgacgaGTGTTGTGATTGGTCTGAGATATTCTGGGTTTTTGTGTAAACTGAAGGCTAACATGCCCCGAGCTCTGCAG caggctcTGAGCGGAGGATACACCCTGAGCCCAGAGACCACCGTCCCCGACCACGTGTCCATCAGCTCAGAGAAACACACCAGGCTCCACAATCCCCCCACACCACAGCCTGCAGCAGGGGGGGTCTACCccaatgaggaggaggaggaggaggaggaggaggaagaggaggagaaagagtaCATGGACAGGGGAGCAGAGCTTCTCTCAAGTGATAGGTCCTGCCCTCACTCTGCCTCTGGGAATTCTGGGAGTTCTGCAGCAGTCCCAGAGCGTGAGGTGGGGGTCACAGAGGGGGGGCTCGATCAAGacgaagatgaagaagaggaggtgtcTGTCCCTCCTGGGTGGAGTCAAACTGGACCACAGGGTCatcagacaggagaggaggagatagaggaggaggaggtttgtgacaGCTCAAGTGACATCAACCTGTTCTCAGTAACACTCTCTGCATTTTCTGCATGTGagggggagcaggaggaggaggaggaggaggaggacgaagaggaggaggacagaagaGATCTGTTGGATGttagccacacacacaccaacacagctGTGACATACCTGACTGAGACTGACACACTGggctcctgtgaggaggaggaggaagaggaggcatcCTCTGGATATATGAGACACTCCTGA
- the LOC132970498 gene encoding interferon lambda receptor 1-like produces the protein MAALIWMLTWLSQVLPAMTELPPPVNLNLTSDHLIDMLRWGRGAGTPPGVSYSVSVILDTDTSWIPVPGCQTVQDPLVCNLTEVFSDPSKLYFTSVRAQLDTLTSPTVYYSFGFQPNRDTFLAPPLLSIAPCGGKLCVHLKPPLQHLRHIYEQRTYRLRVSHRDDTLQFFKDSVSLGDLVLEDVSPGRKYCVSVCVLELTNSDYGRQVCVFTPSFFNADVWVSAFVCVCVLCAVFTVALLVYAGFICLKRRPLPSVLTSIHHIEEVLVLAAPCTSSFAPLYNVETTAPPAGDKRSHTSLSSEHSESEDESPGGGVYLTKRTKLLSSSSSLSSSVSAPSSHPFTSHSFTPPEAPQSAETAPPAGGQHTADQTPPVHTLSQPAGGGEEEGDGLNVNLLTLTFIHQEEEQEEEEEESFFNITSSLPSHDVTAETVSCPDEEEEEEEELGGYLRH, from the exons ATGGCTGCTCTCATATGGATGCTCACCTGGCTGTCTCAGGTGCTTCCAG CAATGACTGAACTCCCGCCGCCTGTCAACCTGAACCTGACCTCCGATCatttgattgacatgttgaGATGGGGGCGAGGAGCAGGGACCCCCCCAGGAGTCTCCTACAGCGTCAGCGTGATCCTAGATAC GGACACTTCCTGGATTCCTGTTCCTGGATGCCAGACTGTTCAGGACCCCCTGGTCTGCAACCTGACGGAGGTCTTCTCCGACCCCTCAAAGCTGTACTTCACCTCGGTCAGAGCCCAGCTGGACACCTTGACCTCTCCAACAGTCTACTACAGCTTTGGATTCCAGCCAAACAGAGaca CTTTTTTGGCCCCTCCCCTACTCTCCATCGCCCCCTGTGGTGGAAAACTGTGTGTGCACCTGAAGCCCCCTCTGCAGCATCTGAGACACATCTACGAACAACGGACATACCGACTGCGAGTGAGCCACAGAGACGACACGCtgcag tTCTTTAAGGATTCTGTGTCTCTGGGGGACCTGGTTCTGGAGGATGTGTCTCCTGGCAGAAagtattgtgtgtctgtgtgtgtgttggagctAACAAATTCAGACTACGGCAGGCAGGTGTGTGTCTTTACTCCGAGCTTCTTCAATGCAG ATGTGTGGGTCTCTgccttcgtgtgtgtgtgtgtgctctgtgctGTGTTCACTGTTGCTCTGCTCGTCTATGCTGGGTTCATCTGTCTGAAGAGGAGGCCCCTCCCCTCAGTTCTG ACGTCTATCCACCACATAGAGGAGGTGCTGGTCCTCGCTGCTCCCTGCACCTCCTCATTCGCTCCTCTCTACAATGTTGAGACAACAGCACCCCCTGCAGGAGACAAGAGGAGCCACACATCTTTGTCTTCTGAACACAGTGAGAGTGAGGATGAGAGCCCGGGAGGAGGAGTTTATCTAACAAAGAGGACTaagctcctctcctcctcctcttcattatcATCATCTGTGTCAGCTCCTTCATCACATCCCTTCACCTCTCACTCCTTCACTCCTCCTGAGGCTCCCCAGTCAGCAGAGACAGCGCCTCCTGCAGGGGGACAACACACTGCAGACCAGACTCCTCCtgtacacacactcagtcaacctgcaggaggaggggaggaggagggagacggCCTCAATGTGAACCTCCTCACTCTGACCTTCATacatcaggaggaggagcaggaggaggaggaggaggagtctttCTTTAACATCACTTCCTCCCTGCCCTCacatgatgtcactgcagaaactgtttcctgtcctgatgaggaggaggaggaggaggaggagcttggTGGATATCTTAGACATTGA